From Blastochloris viridis, one genomic window encodes:
- the rlmB gene encoding 23S rRNA (guanosine(2251)-2'-O)-methyltransferase RlmB produces MGDWTSPPRPAKAGRRPGKPAPRGGRGGPRRHDEVVILYGWHPVAEALRNPGRRIRRLLATENGAKRLADAGLDAVNPEIVRPAVIDRLVSADAVHQGLYAECAPLDAPELDDIPADGVVLVLDQVTDPHNVGAIVRSAAAFAARAIVTTNRHSPEATGVLAKAASGGLEHTPVVSVQNLARALEALRDRGFTLVGLDGQGEADLGDLALTAPVALVLGAEGKGLRQKTREICDRLARIDLPGRIDSLNVSNAAALALYVATRAIRQTAVSAVAEATARPPAR; encoded by the coding sequence ATCGGCGATTGGACTTCGCCCCCGCGCCCGGCCAAAGCGGGCCGTCGCCCCGGCAAGCCGGCGCCGCGCGGCGGCCGCGGTGGACCGCGCCGCCACGACGAGGTCGTCATTCTCTATGGCTGGCACCCGGTGGCGGAAGCCCTGCGCAATCCGGGCCGCCGCATCCGCCGGCTGCTCGCCACCGAAAACGGCGCCAAGCGGCTCGCCGACGCCGGGCTCGACGCCGTCAATCCGGAAATCGTGCGGCCGGCGGTAATCGACCGCCTGGTCAGTGCCGATGCCGTCCACCAGGGGCTCTATGCCGAATGCGCCCCGCTCGATGCACCTGAACTCGACGACATCCCCGCGGACGGCGTGGTGCTGGTGCTCGATCAGGTGACCGACCCCCACAATGTCGGCGCCATCGTCCGTTCGGCCGCGGCGTTCGCGGCGCGCGCCATCGTCACCACCAACCGCCACTCGCCTGAAGCCACCGGCGTGCTCGCCAAGGCCGCTTCCGGCGGGCTCGAGCATACCCCGGTGGTCAGCGTGCAGAACCTCGCCCGCGCGCTGGAGGCATTGCGCGACCGGGGCTTCACGCTGGTCGGGCTGGACGGCCAGGGCGAGGCCGATCTGGGCGATCTTGCCCTCACCGCCCCGGTGGCCCTGGTGCTCGGCGCCGAAGGCAAAGGCTTGCGGCAGAAGACCCGCGAGATCTGCGACCGGCTCGCCCGCATCGACCTGCCAGGCCGAATCGACAGCCTCAACGTCTCGAACGCCGCCGCGCTCGCGCTCTATGTCGCAACGCGTGCCATCCGGCAGACCGCCGTCAGCGCCGTGGCCGAGGCCACGGCCCGTCCTCCGGCGCGATGA
- a CDS encoding NUDIX hydrolase produces the protein MAKQNRLVPRSQVAALPVRQGADGRWKVLLVTSRETQRWIVPKGWPIKGVPDYIAAAQEAREEAGLFGYVQKKPLGCYEAWKRLDSGFELVNVRVFRFDVEDQFDTWLEKGQRQLRWVDLDAAADLIEEPGLSALLRQIKPNWEDAA, from the coding sequence ATGGCAAAGCAGAATCGCTTGGTTCCGCGGTCGCAGGTGGCGGCGCTACCGGTTCGGCAAGGGGCCGACGGCCGCTGGAAAGTGCTGCTGGTGACATCCCGCGAAACCCAGCGCTGGATCGTTCCCAAAGGCTGGCCGATAAAGGGTGTGCCGGACTATATCGCTGCGGCCCAGGAGGCGCGCGAGGAGGCCGGCCTGTTCGGCTACGTGCAGAAAAAGCCGCTCGGCTGCTATGAGGCGTGGAAGCGACTCGACAGCGGCTTCGAGCTGGTCAACGTGAGGGTGTTCCGGTTCGACGTCGAGGACCAGTTCGATACTTGGCTCGAAAAGGGACAGCGCCAACTGCGCTGGGTCGACCTCGACGCGGCGGCAGACCTGATCGAGGAGCCGGGCCTGAGCGCGCTGCTGCGCCAAATCAAACCGAACTGGGAGGATGCGGCGTAA